CGGCCAGACCGGTACCACCGCCCGCCGCTCTGAAGGTAAGCTCACGCAAACGTCCTATTTCCTGAATGGTATTGGGCTGTCTGTGGTGATTTACCAGGTGAACTTCAATATTACCATAATTTGTATATCTCAGAAACGTGGTTTCATTTATCTCCTTTTTAAGCACGTCTCTTTCTATCGGTTCTAATATTTTCTGCATAAATATTTTTTATTATGCCATGGCATAAACAATCTCTTTTACTTTTTCGGCCCACTCTTGTTCCGTCCTCGAACTATCAAAATGAGTATAGGGAATTGGTTTTCCTATTACAATGGTTACTTTTTTTCCTCTTTGTGCAAACATCTCATCTGCCAGATAAAACATTTCAATGTTGGCTCCGATTCCTATGTTTTTACGAAATCTCGCTAAATTATAAAAAAAGTCTGAATTTCGCCCTTCTATGAAAACAGGAATAATATCTTTTTTGTGTTTTTTGGCTTTGGATATAAAACTTTTCTTCCACTCCAGATCTTTTATAACTCCGTTTTTACGTTTTCGTGAAACAAGACCTGCCGGAAAAACCAGCATTGCCTGGTCACTGGCATAGGTTTCGTCTATCGCACGCATTGCTTCTCTTGCCTGACCTCCGTGTTTATTGATAGGAATAAATAGCGGCCAAAGGTTTTTTATGTTCATCAGGATATCATTCACCAGAAACTTTAGGTCTTTACGGTACTTACCAAGGGCATGCATAAATGCCACTCCGTCTAATCCTCCTAATGGATGATTTGAAGCAAAAACAATACCACCGGTAAGAGGAATGTTTTCAGCTCCTTTCAGTTCTACATTTACTTTTAATTCCTGTGTGATTAGGGCATCAACAAAGTCCAGGCCTTCAAGATGACCTATGTTTTTCATCACAGCGTTGATGTCATCTTCATGTACTATCCGCTCAATATATCTTAATAAAAACCCCGGCATCCATTTTAAAAGCTTAGGGTTTTTACGGCCAATTACATCACGTATAATAATAAATTTTTGGTCTTCCATAAAGTCAAACTAATTCACTTTATTGTTATTTTTAGAGAAAAATGAGTCATGAATTTTACAACGAGTGCATGATTTTAAAAATGAAACAAAATTTACAAATATTATTTTTTCGAATTTTTTCGTAAAAACTAAATTATTTTAGAGATTACGATTTCTAAAATTGATAAATGTTAGTTCTCAAAGAATACTTTTTTAAGAGAATTAGAATTTGTTTTTTTGAATATCTGCACTATTACAGAAATTTTCTTTGGGTCCCATTGTTTCATTCACAAAATTAAGAATGTTTTTATTAAGCTTTGTTGTGGTACATAGGATTATTTCAAAAAGCCGATTATAAATTTTTTGAAATATAAAAGTTTACCCCAATCGTTTTTAATAAAATATTTTAGAACATAAAAAAAGCTATCCCAAAAAAAGAGATAGCTTGGTTGAAAAAATCTAAATAATCAGGCAACCTCCTCAATCACCGTAATCTTTTGAATCTTATCACCCTGACGGAGTTGGTCGATTACATCCTGCCCTTCAATAACTTTTCCGAAACAAGTATGGTTGCGGTCCAGATGTTGTGTGCCCTGGCGGTTGTGGCAGATAAAAAACTGAGAACCACCTGTATTCCTTCCTCTGTGGGCCATAGAAAGTACGCCCCTGTCGTGATACTGCAATTCGCCGGTCAGCTCACAAGGAATAGTATAACCGGGACCACCTCCACCTGTACCATCAGGATCTCCACCCTGCACCACAAAATTTGGAATAACCCTGTGGAAAGTAAGCCCATCATAAAACCCTTTATTGGATAGATCAATAAAATTTTGAACTGCAATAGGGGCGTCGGTATCATAAAACTCAATCAACATCGTACCCTTATCGGTTATCATTTCTGCTTTTCTCATGTATTAATATTAATTTTTTGCAAAAATAATATTCCTGACGGGTAATTCAGTAAATAAATTTTGTCCTTAACACTTATGCTATAACTATGGAATAAATTCAAAGTATATGGAAATTGTGATAGTGGGCTATGTGGATATTTCTTTTGCAATTGAAAAATGGTAAAATACCTTCACAAATGCATTAATGTTTGTTGACTCCACATTTTCGGTAACAAATACAGGCAATTATTATGCAAAATTTCAATCAACAGGATGTCCAAATGATTCAATTTCAGCTCATTTTGAAGTTTTTATTGGCAATAATTATATAACAAAGCCTTTGAAAGTATCAAATATTGAAATATGTCCCTTACTTTCAACAAGGTATGAAGTAGAGGATATAAACAATGTTTTTGGATTGTATTATTGGTACTAGGAAGGAAATAAAAATTTACGATTGGTGGAATGTTTTAATAAAAACACATAAGGTTTCAGATGTTAATAATGTATTATCATCTAAAAAGTCTTTGGAAATAAGTTTAAAAGAAAGTAGTTTGGCAACTGGTGTATATTTATATAAAATTTATTTCAACAAAGATGGTTTAAAGGAAAAAACGGGGGTTTTTGAAATAGTAAGATAAAAACTTTAAAAAATGTTTAAACCGAAAAATTATAGGAATTCAAATAATACAAAAAAGCCCCTATTTCTAAGTAATTTTTGGCGGGACGGTGATACGGCAACCCGGCGGGGCTTATCCGCGATTTATTTTCAAAATTTACAAATGAATATAAACAAAAAAAGCCCTCGTTTCTGAGATCTTTTTGGCGGGACTGTGATACGGCAACCCGGCGGGGCTCAATCGCGATTTATTTTCAAAATTTACATATGAATATAAACAAAAAAAGCCCTCATTTCTGAGAGCTTTTTGGCGGGACGGTGGTACGGCAACCCGGCGGGGCTCATCCGCGATTTATTTTCTAAATTTACAATTGAATATAAACAAAAAAAGCCCTCATTTCTGAGAGCTTTTTGGCGGTCCGGACGGGACTCGAACCATTTCAGTAACTTATTGATTTTTAATGTCTTGTAAACCCTTTAAATCTGAGGTCACCTAATAGGTATCTAAAAAAAACTTTCACTTTTTCAAATATTTTTAGGCCTAACAAAAATAACTAAATCAATTCAAAAGAAATATAAAATGATAAATAATTAAGATTTAAGTAATTCAAAACAACACAAAGTAGCATAAAAGACAAATCGTAAAATATTGAATATCAAATAGTTATATTTTTTTATTCCAATTTTTGATACTATATTTACATATAATTTTAAACTAAAACAATATAGTATCATGGCAAGGCAATCAGGTCACGTTAAATATGTCGGAACTATCGGTGATATACGACATTTCAAAATTAAAGGAAATTCAGGCTATTTTGCAGGTCTTAAAGGTGGACCAACTGGCGATCAAGTTCTCACAGCACCCGAGTTCGCAAGGACTAGAGAAAATATGTCAGAATTTACAGCTTGTGCAATGGCAGGGAAGTCCATTAGAGTGGGTTTTTCTGCATTAATGAAACAAATGTCTGACCCGCAACTTACAGGCCGTCTTACGGGAATCATGAAAAAGATTAACCTTGAAGATGGATCAGAAGCAAGAGGGCAGCGGGCCATTCTTATTTCACAACAATCTCAATATCTAACAGGGCTAGATTTTAACAAAAATAAGTCTCTGGTAAGGATTCTTTCAGCTCCCTTTACACTTACTCCCGAAACGGATAGAAGTGGCTCAAATTTAGCTTTTGCAGACTTTATTCCTGCTAATATGGTTAATGCACCTGCCGGTACTACTCATTTCAGGCTTATTAATGCTCTGGCAATCGTTTCGGACTTTGCCTATAATCAACAATCTGGAAATTATGAATCAGTAGACCCCGCTAACAATGAAAAAGGTGCAATTACCTACAGTGATTATTTGGATATCAAACAACCTACAGGAAATATTTCTTTGGATACTAATATCCCTGGACTTGTTGGTATAAGTGATTCCTCAACCGTTTTAAATGCCATTGGTATTGAGTTTTACCAAAAAGTTAATAATGAGTATTATTTACTAAATAGTGGCCATTCGCTTCAATTGGTAGCTGCATATAATTCAACATTGTAAGTATTAAATATATTTGGATAGACTCCTTCGTTTCGAGGGGGTCTATTTTTTTTATACTATATCTATCCTTTATAGTGGACTCATCTATCAAATATCTGTTAAAATGAATGCACTGCCCCTAAAAGGGCAATGCTGAAAGGAAACGCTGACCTGTAGAATGGACCCAAAGGTAAGAGCCACCCGGTAACCTGAAAACCCTGACGCCACGCCGGGGAGACTGGATAAAGAAAGCCCTGGAAACAAAACGCTGGAATGCATAGGGTGAAAGCGGTAAAAACTCTGAAGCTGAAGATGATGAAAACTGTGACATAAGTAAAAAATTTATATGCCTCTCAGAGTTTGGCGGATAAAAAAATACAAAAGGAAACGGAATAAATGATGGCCTTGTGCGGCTGGGTGTGTTTATGCCGTAGTCTTTTTTATTTTTTTTGTGCTGGCTTGTGCGTTTGGCCGCCAAACTAACTTAGCATATGAATTTTTTACGCACAGGATTTATCATTTTCAGATTTTTGGAGGATAAGGTTGAAGTCGGGATTTGGAGGCCTCTGGCGGTTGATATGAGCAAATGATTGGCTTTTTGAAACAAAACCAACCTTTTAATATTTTTTTTCGAAAACAGAAAAGAAAAAAAAGACATGCTCCTCAAAAAGTGGCAAAATGGGGCTGTCAAGGTTTTTGAGAAAAAAATACTACCACGGATTGGCGTAGTGGAGATTTTTTTATCAAAACCCGTAGGGCTTGACCTTTACTGCACTATTTTGACGCTTTACCTTTGCTATTTCTTTTTTTGAGAATAATTATTCCTCCAACAAAAGTCGATACTTACTTTTTTAGCAATTATCAAGTTGCTTAAATTATTGGCAAGGGATGCGAAATAAACAAGACTAATTTCGGGCTATGAAAATGAAGGATTTATCATTGATATGGATGGAAGGGAATAACTATGCCATATTGAGCTTACCATTTATTACTTATTCCATTCAGCCGAATTGGAATAACAAGATCAACCAGAATAATTCTGAAAAGCCATTTATTGCGAGTTTTAAAAGCTCAATATCAATTTTTCAATCTTTTGATTGTGAGTACAAAACGACAAGCGAAGCTAAAAAAGGCTGTGAAATTCATCTAAAAAAGCTGCTTGAATTTTTATTCCAGAGACTTGATACAATTGTCGATTTCGGTGTGAAAGAATAAATGGATAAAGTATTAATTAAACTAAAAAGTGCTATTGAGGAAAAACTTGTGCATCGAAAAATAACGGTTGAAGTTTTTTCAAAAAACAATAAACGAAATCCGGCTTTAAGTGAGATCAAGGTAATAGGACAAACTAAAGAAGGCTATAAGGCAGACTGTAGAATCGTTTTTTATTCCGACACGATGGAAGCAAAGTTTGCTGAAGGCAATACTGATGTGTGTGAATGGATTATGAAACATTTTCTTCAAAAGCCACATTATGATGTTTATAATTTTCTTCTTTCAACCAGTGGCAGATATCCATAAATTTAAAATCGAAACAGGTACAATGCAATGGGGGCAAGGTAGACCCAGACTATAAGGAAAGCATACCTATAAAAAAGGTGTGGCTGGAAAAAGCATGTGTGGCTCATGGATTTATTCCGGGATGTGCGGAAGGGTGGGAGAGCCAAATCCATGAGCTACTGATGCTGTGCGATGGCTTAGGATAGTGAAATGAATGGAACGGAATGGCTGACGTGGGCTTGATTCCTGTTATTGCTAAATATTATGACGTGCAATGAATGAACTTTCCTAAGACACATGGATGGAAAGAATTTATGCTTTACTTATAGGCTGCACCGCTAAAAGGGTGGTGGGGAATTGTGGCCTACTCTTTACGTAGCAAGGTTTTGTGCGTTGGCCGTGCGGCTACTTAACATAATAGAATTATATAAACAGGGGCTCGACCCTGGAGCGATAGCGGAACCTACGGCTGGTTATATAATACTCTATTATGTTTAAGTAGCTTTGGGTTGTTTTTTCTGGCATATCTTCTTGGCAGAATATAACTATTTAAGCAGAATGTCTTTTTGCTGTGCGGCTGGAATAGCTCTTTGTTTTTCTGAGGAACGAAGAAAACAATGTGCTATGTGTGCGGCTGGGGGCAAAAAGTATGCAAGAAAAAACAACGATGGGCTGGGGAGGGGTAGGAAAGACATAAGCGACATAAAAGCTTAATCTACCATTTTTTTAAATAATAAACTAATAGGTTAATATTAGATATTTGATTTAATTAGTCTCTTGTCTTTAAAAGTTTATTTTTTTACAATTCTAAAAGATTTAGAGAATTTATCATTTGAAAAGTTGAGATAATAGACTCCTGGAGATAAATTTTCAATAATGACATTCTTTGAAAAGGAAGATTCGTCTTTAATAATAAAATGTTTTAAAATATTTCCATTCGAGCTAACTAAAAACAAATTTCCATTGATATTATCTTTAGAAGTCAATTCAACGAAAATAAAATCATTAGATGGATTTGGAAATACGAAAAATTCAATGTTAAAATTATCTAGTTCAGCCCCTAAAACTACATCAATATAAATATTACTGCTATATGTTTTACAGCCATTGTTGTTAATAACTGCTTGATAAAAACCAGGCTTATCAACAATAATTTTATTCGAATTTTCACCAAGAATAACGTCCCCATCTTTTTCCCATTCAATTTGATATTGTGGATTTGTAGATATTTGTAATGTATCGGGGGTATTTAAAAGTATAAATCCAATACTTTTTTTAATAAATGGCAAGGGAGGGTAATCAAAATGAGTAATATTAAATTCATTACTTATTGAACTACAATTAAGGGCGTCGATTACATTTAATTTATAAGTTCCTGCTGAATTAACTGTTAAAGTAGAATTATTTGAATTTTCAAAAATTATAGAATCTTTATACCAAAGAAATTTAAATGGTTTTGTGCCTTTTTCAACTACAGCTGATAAATTGTTAAAATTATTCCCGCATATTGTGTTATTGCCAATAATTTTGGAAATAGGAGCATTTGATAAGTAGACACTTATTGAGTCTTCTGAGTTTATAGTTGGGGAAGAACTAAAGATTGAAAGAGAATATTTTCCGTTTAATATAGCTGCCCCAATTTTCATAACCCAGGATCCATTCGGCTTTTTTTCAATTGGGAACAAAAGAGTTTTATCGTCTAATTTTAATTTGACATAAAAGCGATTTTCCATATTGAAATTTCCTTCTATTTTTGGTGATAACACGAGCTCATCTTTTAAACAAACACTATTTGGCAAGGCATTACCTAATTTTATACTTGGCAATATGCCAATTTGAATTAATGATTCAGGGCCAAAACAACCATTAGAAATGCAACTTGCAGAAAAAGAAGTACTACTATTTATTGTAAAATCAAATAAATTGCTCCCAAAAATATTTTTTTGCCCACTTTCCAATTCGCTTTTCCATTTCCAGGATACATTCTCGCAACCTTCAGCCTTTAATAAAATATTTTGTCCAATTTCTACTAAATTTGATTTAGTAGAAATATTGGGTTGAGTAATTAAAAAACATTTATCAATTTTCAGAAGTGTTGAAAGATTTATATTAAACCATAAGTTGTCTTGCTCATCAATTTTTAAAAATGAATAAAAAGGCAGGTTATTTAACAATAAGGACCATGAATTCTTAGAGAATTTATGAACCCTTTCGAAATTATTTGAAGATAAATCTAGCACAAAAATATCATCATTCTTGTTTATTTCAAATCCTTTAATTGTTTGGCTTAAGGGAGAATTTAAATTGTTAAAAAATGACCAGCTTATACCATCAAACTTCCCTAAACCTTTCCCTGATACTACTGCCCAATAATTACCTTTTGAATCAATTTTAAAATTTGAAATTGATATACCAGGACTTGTAGAAGGTGAGATTATTGTTTTAAAACTGTTACTATTAAAATCATATTCTATTAATCCAGTAATTGAGCTTTCTGGGATAGGAAATGAAAACCATACAATCTTACCTTTCGAATATAAAATATTGGATTTAATGGGAATATTGGTAACGGGTAAGAGATTACCATTTGTGATTTTATAGATTTTATTTCCATCATTAAGTAGATTATTGTTAGGTTCAATATCTTTAATAGTATAGGCCGGAAAGTCAGGAAAAAATTCTTCAGAGGATATTAAACTTAGAGAGCCAGGCTCATATTTTCTAAGTGTATAAACAGGTTTAGGGAAAATTCCTGAGTATTGATAAATTTTTGCCAATTCAACAATTTTACAAATATTCCCATAATCATCAACTCGTAAAAAATTAAAGAATTGAGTAGAGCCAAAATCTCCATTAGAATTTTGGCGATTAATTTTTTTCAATGAAAGGTTTTGTGTATTTAAATTAATGAGGCTATTTTCTGAAATAAAATAAAGCAATCCTTTACTTAAAACTAGTTCTTTTATGTTTACACCAAGTTCTTTAAAATTGTCTTGATGAATCAAAGTATTAAATGTTTTATCTTCAGAGCTAGTAGTTTTAAAAGAAAATGAATAGGATGCAATTATACCATTCGGTAAATTTTTGTTTGGAAATAGCAAAGAATTTATAAAGTCAACTTTAAGAAAATAGGAAGTATTGCTTTTCAAACTATCTATTAAAAAAGAAGTAGCTCCATTTATTGTAATATCTAAATTTCTTTTTGATACTAAAACGATTGGGGCTGAAAAATCGATATTTTCTGAAATTGTGAGCCGAATCTCTTCCTTGGAATATTTTGATGTAAACAAAAGGAAGTTTGTTGGGGCGTTATTGGTATCAAAGAAAGATACCTTAATCGGTGAATTTCTAAATTTTGGTATAATTTTTTTGATTTCAGACCAATCACTTATGCTTTTATCCCCTATGGATCGAGCTCTCCAAATCAAGACTTCGTCGTTAAAGCGATTTAAGCTCTGAGAATTAATTTCTATTGGTTTGTCGTTATTGTAAGAAAATGTGAGAGCATTTAAAAATTCTGATTCTTGATAGCTAGTAATTTGAATTTCGTAACTAGAAACTCCTTCAATATAGCCTAATTCAAATCGAATACTCTTTGAAATATCAATTCCTTTCGCACCATCCAGGGGTTTGAAAACTTTTGGAACTTGCAAATATGTATTGGAGTTTTTCAAGAGCAAAATATTAGACCAACTAGATTCTCCCAGATAATTTATCGACTTTACTCTAATATAATATTCCTGGTTTCTTTGTGTAGCATTAAGATTTATATAATTAATTAGGGTTGTATCTTTATCAAGGATATTCTGAAAATTCTTGTCAGAAGATATTTCATAAATGTAATTTTGAGCAAGTGTACTTGAGCTGAAGAGGAATTTGTTTTTATTATTTGTTACTTCATTTGGAAGAAATATTTTTTCCGGGATTGATGTAATTTTTTTTAAAACTTTTAATGTGTAATTGTTTATTACTGATTTGCATAATGGATGAAATGTAAAAATATTGCCTTTTGGACAATAACTCATTACGGTTCCTTGTTTAACCTCTAAAGCATTTTCATAACAATTCCCCTCCATCTGATAACAATAATCTAGCGGACCACCAGGCCAATTACAATTTTGAGTATGAACGGAGCCAAAATTATGGCCAAGTTCATGAACTAATGTGCCTATGTCACCCAATGGTGAAACGCACTCTTTACTGCCAATACCACTTGCAAGACCACCTGCTCCTTCAAGAGTCTTAGTTGGTAAATAAACCAGGATATCAAAACCTCTAATATTATAATCACGATTTGGATATATACTATTTAATTTAGACAAAGAAATAAAAATATTTGAAACTCCGTGAAAAGGATCAAGGCTTTCATCTTTCCAAATATTAATTGAAGCGGCATGAAGCTTAATATTTAGTTCTTTTTCAGTAATCTCATTTGCATTATTAACCATTTTGAGAACAGCCAAAGTTATAGCAAGCGTGTCATTGCCAAACTCTTTGTAAGTATGAGAATCTATTTCAATACCTAAATTACAGAGTAAAAGGTCATCTGCTTTCAATTTTCCTTTACTTTCTGTAGTACCTTTTGAAGAAATAATCATTAATTGCTTAATGTCATCAGAAATAATGCTATCGTCTATACCACAATTAATGGATTGAGAGAAACCATTTGAATAGGAAGAAAAAAGAACTGCAATCACTACAAATTTTAGGCCTATGTAAAGATTGTGGAGTTTTATTATTTTTTTCATTTAGTTAATTATAAAAATTTGGGAAATATTATTAAGAGATTCAAAAGTTTAAACTAAAGATTATTTAGTTAAAATTATGTTGTTTTTTTATAATTACATTGAATTTTAAACAAATTCATTTAAATAATGGGATGTAACTTATTAATTATGTTTTATAAAACTGCTTTTTATAAATAAATCATGATTTAATAGATTTAAATATTTAAAATATGTGGTACCGTTTAATAAAATTTTAATTTAACAATAAAAAACAATTCAATTTTTTTTCAAAAAATAACTATTTTTTGAAATTTTGTAATAATTTAGCACGTCATTTGATTAAGAATCAGATAGTAATAAAAAAATCTATGGGCAAAATAAAATCAAATTTGTTAACATTAAAAAAACCTGTTGACGCAAAAACTATACTATCACATGTAACTAGTGTATCTAATAGTTTAAATCTAGATTTAGAAAAATATGAGGATGTTGTAAATTATTATGCTCAAAAGAAGCTTTATGCTATCATCGGTAATGATTTTCTAAAAAAAGCTATTATAATATTTAAACATATTTTTGCTCTGGCAAATACTGAAGTTAATATTTTTACAAAAGCCTTATTAAAATCTGATCCAGAATATTGTCTTAAACGCAATTACTTGGACACGATAATTAATTTACATTACCCATTTTGGGTCAATTTTGACACCTATTGATTCCAGGAATTTTTTAGGTGACTTGTATCCTAATCCACCATGAATTCTCTCGAAGTTATAAAATTTCTTCCACCTTGTCATTATTTGTTTGAAATCTTCTAAATTTTCAAACTCAAGTCTTTGACATACAGCACTTTCCATTATAGAGTGATACGCCTCAATATGTGCGTTTTGCTCGGGGGTAGCAGGCTTGGTAAATTCCTGATTTACACCCTTTTTCTTAAATATTCCTGAACGATTGTTGCTTCAAATTGCGATCCATTATCATTTCTGACGATGAATTGTTTTGGCATAGGATAGGTCTGAAAAACCTGTTCAAAGAGATTTATTACGTCTTCGGATTTAATAGAATTTGCGATATATTGAGCCAGTTGCCACCTTGAATAAACATCTAAAATAGTCAATACTTGTGCATTTGAATGAGTTCCTTGTACATAAACATACTTAATATCAAATTCCAAGAAACTAAATTCACTTTGTACATTTGGCACGAGTTCTTTTACCCAATTTCTGCTTGTTCTTTTGGTCTTATTACGTTGAAACTTCAATAAATTATGCTCCTTCATAAGATTATAGGTTCTATATGCACCAATCTTTAAACCCTTTTCCTGGTTTAAATAGCGATAAGTTTTATAATAGCCATAATCAACAAACTCACCTTCTAAAAGTGTCTTAACTTCTTGTAAAACATAGTCTAAATCATGTCGGTTGTCGTCTATGTCATAAACAACTCGAGATGCTTTTTTCCCGGCTTTTGTGCCGGTAGAAGTGTAATAATAGCTACTTCTCGACAGTCCAACATGTTTTAATACTATGTTTTTGGGTTTGCCTTGCTCCAGAAATTCATCAACAACCATGATCTTCATTTCTTTATTGACTGGCTTTTTTTTAAAAGGGAATCTTTAATCTGAATGGCTAATTCTTTCTCGGCCACAATCCTTTTCAGAGCTTCGTTTTCACGACGCAATAATTTAAGTTCTCGCTCAGAGTCGGTCATTGCTCCTGATTGCAAACCATTTTTACCCAGTTGCTCAAACTTCTCTTTCCAACTGTAAATACTCACTGTAGAAACCCCAAACTCCCTTGATGTTTTACTAACGCCATGCTGGATAGAATGAAGAACTATTTTCTCCTTCTCATCTGATGACCATGTTTTTTGATGTTTTGACATACACAAATCTAATTAATTGTTAACTTAGTTTTGTGTCCAAGTTTTTATCGACCTATTAGGATATTCTGAATTAGAAAGTTATTTATCAGAATTTATACAAAGGAAAGTTAAGCTAAATATTATTTTTTATGGAGAAATAAAAGAAAATGATTTAATCAATATGCTTAAAAGTAACCCTGAAATCGTAAAAGTTTTTAATTTAAATGATAATAGTAATTTAGGTTTAATCCGATATTTTGCAACATTCGATGGAACTGGATATAGAGAGGTAATTGAGGAAGACCTCCATAAAGCGTTAGTAAATTTTAATGACCCTGTTAGGACAAGAGTCCTTAATGATCGGTTTAAATTTTTAATCCAAAACTCTACTTCTGTGTAATACTTATTATTAATGCTAAATCAATTTGATGGTTTTCAATTAAACAGCTTTAATTCATTATTCGAAATTCTATTTGGTGTTTTAATAGTATTCAGTACAATTTTAAGGAATATTATTGGGCCTATCAGGAAAAGAATAATATCTTTATTACTAGGTACAAAAATCCTCGATGAAATATCGATTGTAATTTCCAATGTCTATATTGAAGGAAAAAACAATGAGGGTTTTAAAAGCGACTTAGAATATCCCCCATTTGTCAAGGCAATTGAAAAAATTGTTGATAAAGTAAATTACTATACGTTGTTGTTGAAAAAACAAAATGTTACTTTAGCTGATAAAGAAAATAATCAAATAAAA
The sequence above is a segment of the Cytophagaceae bacterium genome. Coding sequences within it:
- a CDS encoding helix-turn-helix domain-containing protein is translated as MSKHQKTWSSDEKEKIVLHSIQHGVSKTSREFGVSTVSIYSWKEKFEQLGKNGLQSGAMTDSERELKLLRRENEALKRIVAEKELAIQIKDSLLKKSQSIKK
- a CDS encoding T9SS type A sorting domain-containing protein, which translates into the protein MKKIIKLHNLYIGLKFVVIAVLFSSYSNGFSQSINCGIDDSIISDDIKQLMIISSKGTTESKGKLKADDLLLCNLGIEIDSHTYKEFGNDTLAITLAVLKMVNNANEITEKELNIKLHAASINIWKDESLDPFHGVSNIFISLSKLNSIYPNRDYNIRGFDILVYLPTKTLEGAGGLASGIGSKECVSPLGDIGTLVHELGHNFGSVHTQNCNWPGGPLDYCYQMEGNCYENALEVKQGTVMSYCPKGNIFTFHPLCKSVINNYTLKVLKKITSIPEKIFLPNEVTNNKNKFLFSSSTLAQNYIYEISSDKNFQNILDKDTTLINYINLNATQRNQEYYIRVKSINYLGESSWSNILLLKNSNTYLQVPKVFKPLDGAKGIDISKSIRFELGYIEGVSSYEIQITSYQESEFLNALTFSYNNDKPIEINSQSLNRFNDEVLIWRARSIGDKSISDWSEIKKIIPKFRNSPIKVSFFDTNNAPTNFLLFTSKYSKEEIRLTISENIDFSAPIVLVSKRNLDITINGATSFLIDSLKSNTSYFLKVDFINSLLFPNKNLPNGIIASYSFSFKTTSSEDKTFNTLIHQDNFKELGVNIKELVLSKGLLYFISENSLINLNTQNLSLKKINRQNSNGDFGSTQFFNFLRVDDYGNICKIVELAKIYQYSGIFPKPVYTLRKYEPGSLSLISSEEFFPDFPAYTIKDIEPNNNLLNDGNKIYKITNGNLLPVTNIPIKSNILYSKGKIVWFSFPIPESSITGLIEYDFNSNSFKTIISPSTSPGISISNFKIDSKGNYWAVVSGKGLGKFDGISWSFFNNLNSPLSQTIKGFEINKNDDIFVLDLSSNNFERVHKFSKNSWSLLLNNLPFYSFLKIDEQDNLWFNINLSTLLKIDKCFLITQPNISTKSNLVEIGQNILLKAEGCENVSWKWKSELESGQKNIFGSNLFDFTINSSTSFSASCISNGCFGPESLIQIGILPSIKLGNALPNSVCLKDELVLSPKIEGNFNMENRFYVKLKLDDKTLLFPIEKKPNGSWVMKIGAAILNGKYSLSIFSSSPTINSEDSISVYLSNAPISKIIGNNTICGNNFNNLSAVVEKGTKPFKFLWYKDSIIFENSNNSTLTVNSAGTYKLNVIDALNCSSISNEFNITHFDYPPLPFIKKSIGFILLNTPDTLQISTNPQYQIEWEKDGDVILGENSNKIIVDKPGFYQAVINNNGCKTYSSNIYIDVVLGAELDNFNIEFFVFPNPSNDFIFVELTSKDNINGNLFLVSSNGNILKHFIIKDESSFSKNVIIENLSPGVYYLNFSNDKFSKSFRIVKK
- a CDS encoding peptidylprolyl isomerase; protein product: MRKAEMITDKGTMLIEFYDTDAPIAVQNFIDLSNKGFYDGLTFHRVIPNFVVQGGDPDGTGGGGPGYTIPCELTGELQYHDRGVLSMAHRGRNTGGSQFFICHNRQGTQHLDRNHTCFGKVIEGQDVIDQLRQGDKIQKITVIEEVA
- a CDS encoding 1-acyl-sn-glycerol-3-phosphate acyltransferase; this encodes MEDQKFIIIRDVIGRKNPKLLKWMPGFLLRYIERIVHEDDINAVMKNIGHLEGLDFVDALITQELKVNVELKGAENIPLTGGIVFASNHPLGGLDGVAFMHALGKYRKDLKFLVNDILMNIKNLWPLFIPINKHGGQAREAMRAIDETYASDQAMLVFPAGLVSRKRKNGVIKDLEWKKSFISKAKKHKKDIIPVFIEGRNSDFFYNLARFRKNIGIGANIEMFYLADEMFAQRGKKVTIVIGKPIPYTHFDSSRTEQEWAEKVKEIVYAMA